From Pontibacter actiniarum, a single genomic window includes:
- a CDS encoding M14 family zinc carboxypeptidase: protein MANSVNLSTFIRPEKITRKLYLLMTSFHTEGQALPIAQVAQQAFEQHAAYKEPSLRHRRFKHHDIVPLLEQLRHHPLFEVQVVGKSVEKRDIYLVKAGTGKTKVMLWSQMHGDEATATMALFDLLHFLQQADQMDPVRQQILRDTTLYFIPMLNPDGAERFTRRNALEIDLNRDAQRLQSPEAELLKNLRTQLNPAIGFNLHDQSIYYTAGGTSKPATVSFLAPAFDHAQTVDAVRGRAMRTIVGMNEALQQLIPGQVAKFSDEHEPRAFGDNIQKWGTSVILVESGGYHNDPEKQYIRRLNFAALVSGLHLIAGQGYDAYELEDYYSIPENQRNLYDLVIRNVRYQTSGREVLLDAGILREEVETPAAQGFYYRSIVEELGDMSTFYGYEELDGDGLQLVPGKVYEEPFDNIAALPAERARELLASGYTTVRLADLPDPQHPFALPLNALSLTGEADHGLGMGRGADFTLQDARGTVRYAVVNGFVHDLAAEKPSPFYGLVL from the coding sequence ATGGCGAATTCGGTTAATTTAAGCACCTTTATCCGTCCCGAAAAGATTACCCGTAAACTGTACTTGTTGATGACTTCTTTCCATACCGAAGGCCAGGCACTGCCCATTGCGCAGGTGGCCCAGCAGGCATTTGAACAGCACGCTGCCTATAAAGAACCGAGCCTCCGCCACCGGCGGTTTAAGCACCACGACATTGTTCCGCTACTCGAGCAGCTCCGGCACCACCCGCTCTTCGAGGTGCAGGTGGTGGGGAAGTCGGTGGAGAAGCGCGATATTTACCTGGTGAAGGCCGGCACCGGAAAAACGAAAGTGATGCTCTGGTCGCAGATGCACGGCGACGAAGCAACCGCCACCATGGCCCTGTTCGACCTGCTCCACTTCCTGCAGCAGGCTGACCAGATGGACCCTGTGCGCCAGCAGATCCTGCGCGATACCACACTCTACTTTATACCCATGCTGAACCCCGATGGAGCCGAGCGCTTTACACGGCGGAACGCACTGGAGATAGACCTGAACCGGGATGCCCAGCGGCTCCAAAGCCCGGAGGCGGAGCTACTCAAAAACCTACGTACCCAGCTAAACCCCGCCATTGGCTTTAACCTGCACGACCAGAGTATTTACTACACAGCGGGCGGCACCTCCAAGCCGGCCACGGTCTCTTTCCTGGCCCCAGCTTTCGACCATGCCCAGACCGTTGACGCGGTGCGTGGCCGTGCTATGCGCACCATCGTGGGCATGAACGAAGCCCTCCAGCAGCTCATTCCGGGGCAGGTAGCGAAGTTCTCTGATGAGCACGAGCCGCGGGCCTTCGGCGACAATATCCAGAAATGGGGCACCAGTGTGATCCTGGTTGAGTCGGGCGGCTACCACAACGACCCTGAGAAGCAGTACATCCGCCGGCTCAACTTTGCCGCCCTGGTGTCGGGGCTGCACCTGATTGCCGGGCAGGGCTACGACGCTTACGAACTGGAGGATTACTACAGCATCCCGGAAAACCAGCGCAACCTCTACGACCTGGTTATCCGGAACGTGCGCTACCAAACTTCCGGCCGGGAGGTGCTGCTGGATGCAGGCATCCTGCGCGAAGAGGTGGAGACGCCTGCAGCGCAGGGCTTCTATTACCGAAGCATCGTGGAGGAGCTGGGCGACATGAGCACTTTCTACGGCTACGAAGAGCTGGACGGAGACGGGCTGCAGCTGGTGCCGGGCAAGGTGTACGAGGAGCCTTTCGACAACATCGCCGCCCTCCCCGCCGAACGCGCCAGGGAACTCCTCGCCAGCGGGTACACCACCGTGCGGCTGGCAGACCTCCCGGACCCACAGCACCCTTTCGCGCTCCCGCTAAACGCGCTTAGCCTGACCGGTGAGGCGGACCACGGCTTAGGCATGGGCCGTGGCGCAGACTTTACGCTGCAGGATGCCCGTGGCACGGTGCGCTATGCCGTTGTCAACGGGTTTGTGCATGACCTGGCGGCAGAGAAGCCCTCCCCGTTCTACGGGCTGGTGCTTTGA